The nucleotide window GATCGATGCGACCGAAATTCTCCTGAGAACGCGCAATCTTCTATTGGTGAAGCAGTACAACGACTTCCTCAAGGAGCACGCAGGCATTCTCGAGCAGCAGGTCAGACTGCGTACGGAAGAGCTGGAAAAGGTCATAGCCGAGCTCAGGACTACCCATCAGCAGTTGGTGCAGCAGGAAAAAATGGCCACCATCGGGCAGTTGACCGCGGGGATCGCCCACGAGATCAACAATCCGATCGGGTTTATCGCCAGCAACGTCACTTCGCTCGGCAAGTACTGCGAGCGGTTCCTGACGTTCATCAAGGCCCAGCAGACGACGCTGGCTGCCTGCCTGCCCGATCCGGATCAGGCCGAACGTTTGCAGGCCATGGGCAATCAGCTGAAGCTGGAGCGGATCATCGACGATGTCCCGAATATCATACGTGAAACCATGGAAGGGGTGGACCGGCTGAAGAGCATCGTGATGGACCTGAAATGTTTTTCGCGGGTGAACGATGCCGAGCAGAGCATTGCGGACATCAATCAATGTCTGGAAAGTACCCTGAACATCGCCGGCAACGAACTGAAATACAAGACCATTGTCAAGCGAGAGTACGGAGAATTGCCGCCCTTCTCCTGCCACCCGCAGCAGCTCAACCAGGTCTTCATGAACCTGCTGGTCAACGCAGCCCATGCCATCGACACCAAGGGGGAGATCACCGTACGGAGCTGGAGCAGCAACGGCTGGATCCATGTCTCCATCAGCGACACCGGCTGCGGTATTTCGGAACAGCACCTTTCAAGAATCTTCGAGCCGTTTTTCACCACCAAGGAGCCGGGACGGGGAACCGGCCTGGGACTTTCGATCAGCAACGAAATCGTCAGAAATCATGGCGGCAGGATCGAGGTCGAGAGTCTGGTCGGACAGGGCAGCACCTTTACCGTGTCGATTCCTATGAAGAGCCAAGGCCACGGATAGGAGGATACCGTATGACACGAACGATCATGGTGACAGTGGGAGACACGCTTTCCGGGATCGCTGCCGCAAACTACGGCAGTGCGGCGTATGCTTTCAGGCTTGCCAAGTATAATGGCATGTCCGATCCGAACCTGCTGCAGGTCGGTGAAACGCTGCACATCCCGTCCCGCACCGAACTGGTTGGTCCGAAACTCCCGGTATCGTCACCGGTCGGCATCACCATTCCCAATGGTCTGGACGGGATTATCGCCACCTTCGGTGACCTCACGGCCTACATCCGTGACGACGGGTATCTCGACCCGGCCTGGGAGGCCGAGCGCATGGCCACCGCCAGGCTCCCCTTTACCATACCGTTATCCTGGGACCGCTCCAGAAAAGTACATGGCATCTATTGCCATAAATTCCTCACGCCGATCGTCTCCGAGCTCTTCGCAGCAATAGACAAGCGTGGATTCGGAAGCCAGATCAAAACGTTCGGCGGCTGCTTCAACTATCGGCCAAAGCGGCAGAGCAGCAAGCTTTCGACCCATTGCTGGGGCATTGCCATCGATCTCAATCCTGAAACCAATCGCCCGGGGACCCCTGGAGACATGCATCCTGAACTGGTGGCCATGTTCCGAGAGTTCGGCTTCAAATGGGGTGGTGACTGGACCGGCAAAAACAGGGATCCGATGCATTTCCAGTACTGCACAGGGTATTAGACCGCAGCGTTGCAGGCCAGCGACCGAAAAATTCCAGCACATGTTCGAATATGCCGCCGTGCAGGGCAAAGTCCCGTGATCGATGAGGGGGTGCCATGGGTTTCGACTTCAGCAGTGTCATGAAAGCTATGATCTTCGCAGCCGAGGGCGCATTTGCCCAGGAATGGCCCCAGGTGAAAGATGTTGTGGGTCGGGTGTTGGCCGACCAGAAGGAGGACTTGGAACTGATCGCCAGCGCCTATGCGAATGGCTTGATCACGGCGGGGGAATTCAAGGAACACCTGGAAGGTGAACGGGATGTTTTTGAAGCCGGAGTTTCGATGTGCAGGGCCAACAGCGAGGGCACTGTGCGGAGAGGGGCCGATGCTGCGCTGGGGGTGTTTGCGGCGGCGGTAAAGGCGGGCGTTTGACTCGCCGTGATGCAAAATTTCAAGCTGGCAGGCGAGTACTGCAAACAGGCTGAAAGAATTTGAAGAAGCGAAAATCTCTTTCGCGAAGTACGAAATCAAACAGGACGGCACCGCCAAAGAGCGCTACAAGGGGCTGGAGCGGCGGTCTACCGTTGATCACCGCCACCGGCACACGATGTCCGGTTTTCTCACCACAACTGCTGAAAAACATCCCGGTCAGGATTAGGGCGGGCAGCCGCCTGAAAGAGCTTTCTTCATTGCTTCGCCCGGAGCACAGAGCTCCCGCATTATGCAGGATCTTTCCTCTACGTTATGCCATAGCTCCCTTCAGAAAACTCTCTCCTGAAAAGTTCAAGCTCATCCGAATTGCTAAAAATCACACTTCCTACAAAAAAAGATTGCCCAAGCGCTATAAATGTGCAAAATGCACATCCATAGTTCATCTTAATTTGGAACGGATATGAAACCACCATCCACAATCCTGACTGCACAGACAGCTCTCGCTGACATCACCCGGCCGGATCAGGCTCTGGCTAGTGTGCTGAGCCGCCTGATGGCCCCTCTGGCGCGCCTTTGTCTGGCGAAGGGCGTGCCGTTCGCGGCGGTCGAAGATATTCTGAAACAGGCCTTCGTCCAAGAGGCGGCGGCACTCCAACCTGGAGCCGCCAGCCACGGCACGGTCAGCCGTATCAGCACCGCCACAGGCATCAGCCGCCGAGAAGTGACTCGTCTGACACGGTCCGACTCGCCCGTGCGGCCGACCAAGCCACCGCTGGCAACCGAGGTATTCGCCCGCTGGACCACGGACCCCGTATTCCGCGACCATGACGGCGCGCCCCGCGTGCTCAAACGGCAGGGTCCTGCGCCGAGTTTCGATTCGCTTGCCCAGTCGATCACCCGCGACCTCCACCCGCGCAGCATGCTCGACGAGCTTGTCAGGCTGGGCCTTGCGCAGCATGACGAAGATAACGATTGTGTGGCCTTGGTACGGGATGATTTTATTCCCAAAGGGGATTCCCGGCAGATGTTCGGATTGCTGGGCGACAATGTGGGAGACCACTTGGATGCAGCGGTCGACAACGTTTTAGGTGACCGTCGGCACCTTGAGCAGGCCGTCTTTGCTGACGAACTCTCCGCCGAGTCGGTGGAAAAGTTGCGTCAGCTGGTCACAGCCCACTGGCAGGCGTTTCGCGACGCCATGGTGCCAACCATAACGGAATTAATCGAGGCGGACCACGTTGCAGGCCGCATGCAGGACCAACGTGTGCGCATCGGGCTTTACACCTTCACGGAATCCATGCCGGATAGCGATGCCCCAGCCACTGAATCATCGGCGAACCCAAGCCGGAAATCCACCTCAAAGGAACATACGAAATGAACACATCCATTACACCTTGGGATGGGGCTGTCCGGCGGGCGTTTGCCGCATTTCTCGTTGTTGCCGCTCTCATCGCGGGATGCAGTTCCTCTGGCGTCGGCACAGGGGGCACTGGAAGCTACTCGCCTAAACTGGTAAAGCCAACGAATAATGCAGACCTTGAGCGGCGCCTCAAATCGGAGCTGGTTCGCCGTTACGAGCGTCGGTCATCAGGAATCCGCTACTATGCCACGCAGGGGTTCATCAATGAGGTGATAACGACCCCCGGGATACCAATTTTGACATCGACAGCAAGCGTCGGGACTGCGCCAGACCATTCAGAGACAAACGTCCAGGAACAGGGAGTGGATGAAGGAGACTTGGTCAAAACGGACGGTTCGTATATCTATCTGGCAAGGGGGAGTCACTTTATCGTCCTGAGAGCCCTGCCGGCAGCGCAGGCGGCGATAGTCAGCGATATCGACATTAAAGAGAACATCAGTGAGCTATATCTGAATGGCAACCACGTCACTGTAATCAGCACCGCGAATAATAATCCGTCACTTGTGGTGCCTGTGGTCGGGAACATGACCCTGCCAGGAAGCCCGATAACCCGCCTCTACCGGTATGATGTCACTGATGCCACCATGCCGACCATTACCGCCCGATACGATTTTCCCGGTGCCCTGCAAGGCAGCAGGCGAATCAATTCCACCATCCATGTCGTCACCAATTACACAATCGACATCCTTAATCCGGTTTCTTTCACGAGCTATTTACCACAAGGCGTTTACGACCGCGACGCAGTCTACACCGCCAGCGCCCTTGCCCAGGCCGAAAACGTGAAGCGAATCAATGCAACCCCCCTTGGCGCTCTGATCCCCTCGTATAGCCGGACTCTTTACAGTGGAGGAGTAGCTGGCTCATCTCAAAAACTGCCGGGTGTCGACTACACGAATGTTTCTATTCCGGAATCGGGCAACGGTGCCGATCTCTCCCTTGTTTTTACCATTGACGAATCTTCTTCATCCGCGGCAGTCGAAAGTTCGGGTGTCCTCAGTTCATGGTGCACGCTGTACATGTCACCGGACAGCCTCTACCTGGCATCGGGTAATGGATGGCTCTGGATTAATCCTATCGCCTCTGCCGAACAGCCGCCGGGCAACCCGGAGCCAATGATTGCGCTCCACAAGTTCGCACTGCCCGGGACAGCAGGAAAACCGCTCTATCGGGGAAGCGGCAGCGTCAACGGATGGCTCAACAACCAGTTCAGCATGGGGGAATACAACGGCTATCTGCGGATAGGCACCACTCGCGGCGGCTGGGTTGGAGAGGGGATCAGCAATCAGTTGGCTATCCTGGGAGAGCGGGATGGATCGCTCGTAGAAACGGGCAGGATCAGTGGTCTCGCACCCGGAGAAAGAATCTACTCCATGCGCTTTGACCGTTCACGCGGTTATATGGTGACCTTCCGCAGAACCGACCCCCTCTTCACCCTGGATTTGAGCGACCCCACCAAGCCGAAGGTTGCCGGAGAAATCGTAGTCAACGGCTTTGCGACGTACATCCACCCGATCGGTGCGGACAACAACCGCCTTCTCACCATCGGCCAATCTGCAGACGCTGCCGGACAGGTTACTGGCAATAAACTCCAGCTTTTTGATGTGACGGACCTGGCTACACCCACGCTCATCGGTGATTATGAATTGGGCCAGGGCTGGTCCAGTGCGGCCTATGACTACCACGCTTTTCTCTATTACAATACCTTCGGGGTTCTCGCAATCCCGTATTTCCAATCAATTCCCACCCTTACATCCGGGCTTAGGGTATTCACGGTGGACAACAGCGGCATTGCACAACGCGGCGTCATTCAGGCGAAAACGATCAACGGTTTTCCTGACACAGTAATCAGGTCGGTTATTATCGGCAACGACATCTATTCCATTGCGAACCGCTCAGTAACGGCCGCCGACGTGAATACGCTGGCAGTCGAAACGGTCGTTGACCTGCCGTAAGGTTTCCGCCTCGTTGAAGGATAGCTGTTTCGCTTGACTTTGCGGCCAAAGATATTTATTTAAGATTTCCCATTATTTTGTCATAAGTGATGCAGGTATTTATATTCGTTTCAGGAGGCTTTTCATGAGCAAGATCATCGGCGCGCTGCTGACAGCAAGTCTTTCATTTCTGGTTCTGCTGGCCGGCTGCGGCGGTAGTGGCGGAGAAATCACGGCATACAAAGGCATAACGACCCAGGCAACCGTGACCACCTCGAATGCCAAGGCCCTGTCAGCGGACGCCTTCAGCGGCAGTCAGATGGCTTCCGCTGCCACCGGGCTTGCCAAGGAAACCGGCGACAGCAGCGAACGGACGCTGCTGGTGCAGGAAACCGCAGTCATATTGCACAAAAGCGTGGCCGCCCTATTCGAGGCACCCAAGGCATCGGGCAAGGCCGTTGCTGCAATGGTCCAGAATACCGTCAACGGTTACTCCGGAACCTACAGCTATTCCGTCAGCGTAGAACAATCTACGGGCGCCTGCAGCGGGACGGTCAGCTACTCCCACTTCCGCGCCAACAGCAGCTCGACAACCACCCTTTCCGGCAGCATGAGCTTTATGGGCCAGTACAATCAGTCGACGGAATCATTCAGCAGCCTTACCATCAGCATGAATAACCTGAGCAGCACCGCCGGCAGCAGGTCGGCCGGCATGTCCGGCACCATGAGCTACAGTTTCAGCGGTACGACCGAGATAGTAACTGCCACGCTTGTGCTCGCCGACAACATCTCGGGACTTACCTATTGGCTCAGGGACTTTACCCTGACCATGAACGGCGTCTCGCTTACCGTGACCGGCACCTATTATGATCCGAATTACGGCTTCGTGGTCATCAGCACCGTTACCCCCCTGCAGGCATCCGTAATCGATGCCACGCCGGCATCCGGGCAGTTGCGCTTTACCGGCAGCAACGGTACCAAGGCCCGCCTGACCTTTCTCGGCAACGGCAGCTCTTCTGTAGAGGCCGACACGACCGGCAGCGGCACCTATGTTCCGGTGCCATAAGCATCATGTGAGGGGGCGTGGTATGGCACGGCAGCAAGCCGCCCGGACTACGCCCCCGTCCCCGATCCTTCAGCAAGCCTCCCGTTTCATCCTTTGCTTCCCTCTCCTTGGGTACTACAATTACAGAAAGAAAATCAGCTGCTTTCCACTGTGCCTGGGACACCGGAGACAACCCGCTTTTGAATGACAGGGAGCAGTGACCAAACCGACTAAAATTAATCCCGTAATATTTGTATGTAACCTTTGGCATGGAGATGTCGTCTCCCTTGGTACGATGTTCAATAATCCAAGGAGGAACACCATGAGATCAGTCATCAAGAACCTGGCCGCCTGTGCCGCAATCGTCGCGGCGATCGGTCTGTCGCCGGCTCTGTCACACGCCTATATGGGCAACGACGGTCCGGTTCCCGCTCCCCACCATCTGAAAAAAATGGCCAGGGACCTGGGTCTGTCCCAACAACAGCAACAGCAGATCAAGGATATTTTCAGCAAGGAAAGACCACAGATGGGACCGCTTGCAAAACAGCTCAGGACCGAACGCGGTACCATGCGCTCGCTGATCCATGGTGAGACCTTCGATGAAGCCGCCATTCGTGCCCAGTCCGCCAAGGTCGCCGCAATTCAGGCCGATCTGGCGGTGGAACGTGCCCGCATTGCCCAGGAGATTCGCAAGGTGCTTACACCGGACCAGGTGCAGAAATTCAAGGAGCTTCAGGCCAAACAGGTTCCGAAGCATGACCGGAAACAGTGGGGTCGTGGAAATTGCGCCGATGCGCCACAAGGTCAGGGGAAATAACTACCGTTCATGGATTCAAGCCTGCTGGAACATTCCGATGAACGCCTCATCAAAGCCGTGCTGGCCGGCGATGATGAGGCGTTCGCCCAACTCGTGACCCGGTATAAACGACGGGTGTTCGGGTTGGCAGCGCGTTTTGCCCGTGATCACGACGAACTGGAGGACATCAGCCAGGAGGTTTTCATCAAGGCCTTCGAGAACTTGGGAAAGTTCCGCCACACTGCTCCGTTCGAACACTGGCTGACACGGATTACAGTCCGCGTCTGCTATGATGCTCTGCGCAGCCGGCGCCATGAGAAGCACCACCGTGCCCTGGACGATCTGGCCTATGAGATCAGGGACCGTGCGGCAGAGGCGCGCAGCGAGTCACGGGAGCTGCGGGAACTGCTGGCATGGGCCATGGCACGGCTCAAACCGGACGAACGCTTGGTGATTACGCTGATGGAACTTGAGGAAAAAACGGTCAGGGAAACTGCCGATCTGACCGGCTGGAGCGAGGCAAATGTCAAGGTTCGCGCCCACCGGGCGCGGCAGGCCCTGAAAAAGATACTGGAGGCAAGCGATGCGCGATAATGCTGATGACACACTGGATCGTCTCTTTGCTGCGGCACGCAGCGAGCGCCCCGATACGTCAGCCCGGGAGGCGCACTTCGAAACCAGACTGATGGCCCGCCTTGCCGAGCGCCGGACACAGAGGCGACCATGGCAGATGCTGGTCTGGCGGACAATGCCCGCCTTTGCGGTCACGGCCGCCATCAGCATCGCCTGCAGCCTGGCCTTTAATCCGGTCCGTACCGAAGACCCGTTTGCAGCCATTACGGTAGCCCAGGAAGAGGGTATCTACCGGGTCGTCCTGGCGGAGGAATGACATGAAAAATATTAAGGCGATACTCGGAATACTGCTGGTTTTTCTGCTCGGGGCTGCCAGCGGCTCCTTTCTGACGTATTCGGTGGAATGCGGGCGGCGCCAATCGCTCGACAGAAAGAGCCCCCAGGCCAAAGAGGACGAGATCGTGCGGCGTCTCACGAAGAAGCTCGATCTGGACAGCCAGCAGCAGGAACAGGTGCGTGCCATTGTCCATGAGGACTATGCCGCCATCAGGCAGATCCGCCGGCTGTCCCAGCCCCAGGTCCAAGCCCGGCTTGAACAGGGACAGGGTCGCATCAACGCTATCCTGAGGCCTGACCAGCGCGAAAAATTCCAGAAAATCATCGCCGAACGAAAGGCGCAGCGCCCACCTGACGGGCCGTGATTTCCTCGGCGGGGATTTTCCCGTTTCGAAACATGCTATAATTCAATTTTCATGAGCGC belongs to Geobacter sp. SVR and includes:
- a CDS encoding ATP-binding protein codes for the protein MHMTAQDSRGSRASTIFIVDDDSGTQQLLADTLSYKGYATRCLSSGRLALTAAAEDPPDLILLDVMMPDMDGFEVCRLLKMDQATRFIPVVMVTSFNEKAMRLKGIAAGADDFISKPIDATEILLRTRNLLLVKQYNDFLKEHAGILEQQVRLRTEELEKVIAELRTTHQQLVQQEKMATIGQLTAGIAHEINNPIGFIASNVTSLGKYCERFLTFIKAQQTTLAACLPDPDQAERLQAMGNQLKLERIIDDVPNIIRETMEGVDRLKSIVMDLKCFSRVNDAEQSIADINQCLESTLNIAGNELKYKTIVKREYGELPPFSCHPQQLNQVFMNLLVNAAHAIDTKGEITVRSWSSNGWIHVSISDTGCGISEQHLSRIFEPFFTTKEPGRGTGLGLSISNEIVRNHGGRIEVESLVGQGSTFTVSIPMKSQGHG
- a CDS encoding Spy/CpxP family protein refolding chaperone, whose amino-acid sequence is MRSVIKNLAACAAIVAAIGLSPALSHAYMGNDGPVPAPHHLKKMARDLGLSQQQQQQIKDIFSKERPQMGPLAKQLRTERGTMRSLIHGETFDEAAIRAQSAKVAAIQADLAVERARIAQEIRKVLTPDQVQKFKELQAKQVPKHDRKQWGRGNCADAPQGQGK
- a CDS encoding DUF6502 family protein, yielding MKPPSTILTAQTALADITRPDQALASVLSRLMAPLARLCLAKGVPFAAVEDILKQAFVQEAAALQPGAASHGTVSRISTATGISRREVTRLTRSDSPVRPTKPPLATEVFARWTTDPVFRDHDGAPRVLKRQGPAPSFDSLAQSITRDLHPRSMLDELVRLGLAQHDEDNDCVALVRDDFIPKGDSRQMFGLLGDNVGDHLDAAVDNVLGDRRHLEQAVFADELSAESVEKLRQLVTAHWQAFRDAMVPTITELIEADHVAGRMQDQRVRIGLYTFTESMPDSDAPATESSANPSRKSTSKEHTK
- a CDS encoding RNA polymerase sigma factor; this encodes MDSSLLEHSDERLIKAVLAGDDEAFAQLVTRYKRRVFGLAARFARDHDELEDISQEVFIKAFENLGKFRHTAPFEHWLTRITVRVCYDALRSRRHEKHHRALDDLAYEIRDRAAEARSESRELRELLAWAMARLKPDERLVITLMELEEKTVRETADLTGWSEANVKVRAHRARQALKKILEASDAR
- a CDS encoding M15 family metallopeptidase, translating into MTRTIMVTVGDTLSGIAAANYGSAAYAFRLAKYNGMSDPNLLQVGETLHIPSRTELVGPKLPVSSPVGITIPNGLDGIIATFGDLTAYIRDDGYLDPAWEAERMATARLPFTIPLSWDRSRKVHGIYCHKFLTPIVSELFAAIDKRGFGSQIKTFGGCFNYRPKRQSSKLSTHCWGIAIDLNPETNRPGTPGDMHPELVAMFREFGFKWGGDWTGKNRDPMHFQYCTGY
- a CDS encoding beta-propeller domain-containing protein: MNTSITPWDGAVRRAFAAFLVVAALIAGCSSSGVGTGGTGSYSPKLVKPTNNADLERRLKSELVRRYERRSSGIRYYATQGFINEVITTPGIPILTSTASVGTAPDHSETNVQEQGVDEGDLVKTDGSYIYLARGSHFIVLRALPAAQAAIVSDIDIKENISELYLNGNHVTVISTANNNPSLVVPVVGNMTLPGSPITRLYRYDVTDATMPTITARYDFPGALQGSRRINSTIHVVTNYTIDILNPVSFTSYLPQGVYDRDAVYTASALAQAENVKRINATPLGALIPSYSRTLYSGGVAGSSQKLPGVDYTNVSIPESGNGADLSLVFTIDESSSSAAVESSGVLSSWCTLYMSPDSLYLASGNGWLWINPIASAEQPPGNPEPMIALHKFALPGTAGKPLYRGSGSVNGWLNNQFSMGEYNGYLRIGTTRGGWVGEGISNQLAILGERDGSLVETGRISGLAPGERIYSMRFDRSRGYMVTFRRTDPLFTLDLSDPTKPKVAGEIVVNGFATYIHPIGADNNRLLTIGQSADAAGQVTGNKLQLFDVTDLATPTLIGDYELGQGWSSAAYDYHAFLYYNTFGVLAIPYFQSIPTLTSGLRVFTVDNSGIAQRGVIQAKTINGFPDTVIRSVIIGNDIYSIANRSVTAADVNTLAVETVVDLP